Proteins from a genomic interval of Procambarus clarkii isolate CNS0578487 chromosome 45, FALCON_Pclarkii_2.0, whole genome shotgun sequence:
- the LOC123769916 gene encoding cuticle protein 7: MVGVVVGVPPHYGYSPAPTYTPTPSYTPAPSYHPTPSYHPAPSYRPAPSYHAAPAYDTAPKYDFDYAVKDDYSGNDFGHQEGRDGYNTQGSYYVQLPDGRLQQVTYTVNGDSGYVAKVTYQGEAQYPHYQPSYHPAPSYKPTPSYHPTPSYKPAPSYKPAPSYHPAPVYG, from the exons atggtgggtgtggtggtgggtgtcccGCCCCACTATGGTTACTCCCCCGCCCCGACCTACACCCCCACTCCATCATATACCCCAGCGCCATCCTACCACCCAACTCCATCCTACCACCCGGCTCCATCCTACCGCCCAGCTCCATCCTACCATGCAGCTCCAGCCTATGAT ACTGCACCCAAGTACGACTTTGATTACGCCGTGAAGGACGACTACTCTGGTAACGACTTTGGCCACCAGGAGGGTCGTGACGGCTACAACACCCAGGGGTCGTACTACGTGCAGCTCCCCGACGGTCGTCTGCAGCAGGTGACCTACACTGTCAATGGTGACTCCGGCTACGTGGCCAAGGTCACTTACCAGGGAGAGGCCCAGTACCCTCACTATCAACCATCCTACCATCCTGCTCCATCTTACAAGCCAACTCCATCCTATCATCCGACTCCATCCTACAAGCCAGCTCCATCCTACAAGCCAGCTCCATCTTACCATCCTGCTCCTGTCTATGGATAA